One window of the Pieris rapae chromosome 11, ilPieRapa1.1, whole genome shotgun sequence genome contains the following:
- the LOC110998712 gene encoding uncharacterized protein LOC110998712 has protein sequence MDIPICFSQYFMNKQNVRSFQNIFNINLFRSAENEEYIQQVLQDSVSEISQGLRDVLNNLRINILKYCKQDFKEVFEPPGQTRTLCPVDKGYIFNGCSTGLFKIIPKALFGNNHNLKIFQKCLKTIIYSMRKQHFNFSMLLKRWNYNVGLWTSFEFNIAQNILLSILVWVFKNILSAIICLHFYVTTCKIDADENKLHYFWKFQWHSFYDKEINKLLVRRAISKYEPYCLGKKVKKRLKSQQCLTIKNIRRDIPKLHLILKPNNEVRPIVRYKNGILSISEKYKIKEKLLFLKFLNGHGGRKLETQFVTLHSEWLKRNKPKLYFIKADLRNAFGSINKSLLKRIISEKIEKNEIKNFKKENSYYFKKFSVQYKELLAELQKSIYVRVGSTIFTWQSGLVQGYVYSPALSELYYSYLDKLYFSDLLKQSENQLKLFTRIVDDYLYITDCLDDAYAFINALSNYKNVNYNKTAVNFECPGINYSDVIQFVGYTYNTQNLFVNRASNIYAGHMCYKITFSQSISNINTFLESRIGQTGIPINSLLFNLNNMDEEILWRNIFVTFCISANKFCTILSILCEDMLDYLPIYKRQVSVKLTNSIIKVLSRNKPSDYMFMYCINHFRYLSFKALLLCAKKTPKCSNLVSHINVELSKCNCLFGKWREHASRISRNGDSEKPAIQMICRRTDLRRITKTFEDLPTGFECYKNMYV, from the coding sequence atggatATTCCTATATGTTTTTCCcagtattttatgaataagcaAAATGTTAGATCgtttcaaaacatatttaatattaatttatttagatcgGCCGAAAATGAAGAATATATTCAGCAGGTCCTTCAAGATTCGGTAAGTGAAATATCTCAAGGATTGCGTgatgtattaaataacttgAGAATCAATATTTTGAAGTACTGTAAACAAGattttaaagaagtttttgAACCTCCAGGACAAACCAGGACGTTGTGTCCTGTTGATaaaggatatatttttaatggttgCTCGACAggattgtttaaaattataccaaAAGCGCTCTTCGGAAATaaccataatttaaaaatatttcaaaagtgTTTGAAAACCATAATTTACAGTATGAGGAAACAGCATTTCAATTTCTCAATGCTTTTAAAAAGATGGAACTATAATGTGGGGCTATGGACTTCTTTCGAATTTAATATTGCGCAGAATATTCTGCTATCCATTTTAGTGTGggtattcaaaaatattttatcggcAATTATTTGTCttcatttttatgtaacaacCTGTAAAATAGACGCGGACGAGAATAAGCTACattatttttggaaatttcAATGGCACAGTTTTTAcgacaaagaaataaataaattactagttCGACGTGCTATAAGCAAATATGAGCCTTACTGTCTGggcaaaaaagttaaaaaaagattaaaatctcaacaatgtcttacaattaaaaacatcagaAGGGATATACCGAAACTACACTTAATCTTAAAGCCTAATAACGAAGTTAGACCAATCGTTCGATACAAGAATGGGATATTAAGTATTtcggaaaaatataaaatcaaggAAAAATTGTTGTTCCTGAAATTTTTAAACGGACATGGAGGACGAAAATTAGAAACTCAGTTTGTAACGTTACATTCAGAATGGTTGAAACGaaataaaccaaaattatattttattaaagctgATTTACGAAATGCTTTTGGATCTATCAATAAGTCGTTACTTAAAAGAATAATTTCGGAGAAGATTGAGAAAAATGAGATTAAGAAttttaagaaagaaaattcttactattttaaaaaattcagtgtGCAATATAAAGAATTGTTGGCTGAACTTCAGAAGTCCATATATGTTCGAGTTGGTTCCACAATTTTTACTTGGCAATCTGGATTAGTCCAAGGCTACGTATATTCACCTGCTTTAtctgaattatattattcatacttagacaaattgtatttttccGACCTCCTTAAACAAAGTGAAAATCAGCTAAAACTTTTTACTAGAATTGTCGACGATTATCTGTACATTACTGATTGTTTAGATGACGCTTATGCGTTCATAAATGCCCTGtctaattacaaaaatgttaactaCAATAAAACTGCTGTAAACTTTGAATGCCCAGGTATAAACTATAGCGATGTCATACAATTCGTGGGATACACATATAATAcgcaaaatttatttgttaatagaGCGAGTAACATTTATGCTGGTCAtatgtgttataaaataacattctcCCAATCGATcagcaatataaatacatttttagagAGCAGAATTGGCCAGACTGGTATCCCAATAAattctcttttatttaatttaaataacatggATGAAGAAATACTATGGCGCAATATTTTCGTCACATTTTGTATATCCGCAAATAAGTTTTGTACAATACTATCGATATTGTGTGAGGACATGTTAGACTATTTACCAATTTATAAGAGGCAAGTTAGTGTCAAGCTTACGAActctataataaaagtattgtctCGAAATAAACCTAGTgattatatgtttatgtacTGCATAAATCATTTTCGTTATTTGTCGTTTAAGGCCTTACTGCTATGTGCTAAAAAGACACCCAAATGCAGTAACCTTGTTAGCCATATAAACGTAGAATTATCGAAATGTAATTGTCTATTCGGTAAATGGCGGGAGCATGCATCTAGAATAAGTAGAAATGGCGATTCAGAGAAACCGGCTATACAAATGATATGCagaagaacagatttgagaaGAATTACGAAGACATTTGAAGATCTGCCCACAGGTTTTGAGTGCTATAAGAATATGTATGtgtga